The following coding sequences lie in one Arachis hypogaea cultivar Tifrunner chromosome 9, arahy.Tifrunner.gnm2.J5K5, whole genome shotgun sequence genomic window:
- the LOC112709188 gene encoding uncharacterized protein, producing the protein MCEDDSDQEPVDIIGDSDDDTGANPHAQHGPSSSASQQYPLHFSTLNLEVLGQQEDGDNTVGGSSTEFQIRQSFENKDEAVLSVKDYSIRRGVEYRVIKSDHLKYHGKCKQFGKGCTWLIHVALRARKGTWEVRKYNGPHTCLATSIFSDHRQLDYHVICARILPLVRADAAVTVKVLQQATEADYGFRPSYRKVWMAKQKAVAQIYGDWEESYAELPRWMLGVQSTMAGTITVLKTSPVRLRGEVDESTVYFHRLFWTFPPCIEAFRHCKSLVSIDGTHLYGKYGGTLLLAIAQDGNSNILPIAFTLVEGENAETWSFFLSNLRENVTPQEGILVISDRHNNGIKAALEAPETGWLPPRAFRAYCIWHVTANFALTFKGKDSRRMLVNAAYAKTEAEFYYWFDIIWTENPAMCEWANRMEYDKWTQHEDSGRRFGHMTTNISECVNSVLKRTRNLPVTSLVQSTYGRLAQFFVVWGQTAEAQLGSGNEFCQALAKAIDQNLRDSRCFTVTLYDRHQSEYTVAETTPTGHFSLGSYRVSLKDHRCDCGQFPALHYPCCNAIACCAYSRLNWASYVHKVYRMSEVFNVYKQGFVPPIPEGLWPPYAGPTIIPDPNMRRAKEGRPRATRIRGSMDQSLENQPKRCGLCRQAGHT; encoded by the coding sequence ATGTGTGAGGATGACTCTGACCAGGAGCCTGTCGATATCATCGGGGATAGCGACGATGACACAGGTGCCAATCCACATGCGCAGCATGGGCCTTCAAGTTCTGCTTCTCAACAGTACCCTCTACACTTCTCCACACTAAACTTGGAGGTTCTTGGTCAACAGGAGGACGGTGATAACACGGTCGGGGGCTCTTCTACAGAATTTCAGATTAGGCAATCTTTCGAAAATAAAGATGAGGCTGTGCTGAGTGTGAAGGACTATAGCATCCGGCGAGGTGTTGAGTACAGAGTCATCAAATCAGATCATCTGAAGTATCATGGAAAATGCAAGCAATTCGGCAAGGGTTGTACTTGGTTGATTCACGTTGCGCTGCGTGCACGAAAGGGCACTTGGGAGGTTAGGAAGTACAACGGGCCACACACATGCTTGGCAACCTCTATTTTCAGTGATCACCGTCAGCTGGATTACCACGTTATCTGTGCAAGGATTCTTCCGTTGGTTAGGGCAGATGCTGCAGTTACGGTAAAGGTACTGCAACAAGCTACAGAAGCCGATTATGGTTTCAGGCCTAGTTACAGAAAGgtttggatggcgaagcagaaggcagtGGCACAAATATATGGAGATTGGGAAGAGTCGTACGCGGAGTTGCCACGTTGGATGCTAGGAGTACAGTCAACAATGGCCGGAACAATAACCGTGTTGAAGACCTCTCCTGTTCGGCTTCGTGGTGAGGTTGATGAGTCGACGGTATACTTTCACCGATTATTCTGGACATTCCCACCCtgtatcgaggcattccgtcattgcaagtcCCTCGTCAGTATTGACGGTACCCACttgtatggcaagtatggaggGACACTGCTATTGGCGATAGCGCAGGATGGGAACTCCAACATCCTCCCCATTGCATTCACCCTTGTGGAAGGAGAAAATGCAGAGACGTGGTCATTCTTCTTGTCCAACCTACGAGAGAATGTAACTCCTCAGGAGGGTATCCTTGTAATCTCTGACAGGCATAATAACGGGATTAAGGCAGCGCTTGAGGCACCTGAGACTGGGTGGCTGCCTCCACGTGCTTTCCGAGCGTACTGTATTTGGCATGTGACAGCGAATTTTGCCCTAACTTTCAAAGGTAAAGATTCAAGGAGGATGTTAGTGAATGCTGCCTACGCAAAGACTGAAGCAGAGTTTTATTATTGGTTTGACATCATATGGACTGAGAATCCAGCAATGTGTGAATGGGCCAATCGGATGGAATACGACAAATGGACCCAACATGAGGATAGTGGTAGACGGTTCGGGCACATGACAACCAACATCAGTGAATGTGTGAACTCGGTGCTAAAGAGAACTCGAAACCTCCCGGTCACATCATTGGTTCAGTCAACTTACGGGAGGCTTGCTCAGTTTTTTGTGGTATGGGGACAAACAGCAGAGGCACAACTCGGATCCGGTAATGAATTTTGCCAGGCATTGGCCAAGGCAATTGATCAGAATCTAAGAGACTCAAGGTGCTTCACTGTCACGTTATACGACAGGCATCAATCGGAGTACACCGTGGCCGAGACAACACCAACCGGGCACTTCTCGCTGGGTAGCTATAGAGTTTCCCTTAAAGATCACAGATGCGACTGTGGCCAATTTCCAGCACTGCATTATCCTTGTTGCAACGCCATTGCATGTTGCGCCTACTCCCGCCTTAATTGGGCATCATATGTTCACAAGGTCTATCGTATGAGTGAAGTTTTCAACGTTTACAAGCAGGGTTTTGTTCCGCCTATCCCGGAAGGCCTATGGCCTCCATATGCTGGGCCAACCATCATTCCTGATCCTAACATGAGGCGTGCAAAGGAAGGTCGTCCAAGGGCAACCAGGATCCGTGGTAGTATGGATCAGTCTCTGGAGAACCAGCCGAAGCGCTGTGGGCTATGCCGTCAGGCTGGGCATACATGA